In Anaerobaca lacustris, one DNA window encodes the following:
- a CDS encoding type I-E CRISPR-associated protein Cse1/CasA: MTMNSQDALDWNVLTNQWLKVTDLNAEIRVYSPLEGLKRSSTIRCIAAANPLDLFASYRFLVTLLYWKADVGGGVHQLRKSLLRGEMPRIVLDAIEAETSAFRLFDGQSPFLQDPLLKNMKKQYWKSAGSLFAELACGTNIAHFHHGDDIAMRLCLPCATIGMLRIVPWTQAGGAGLSPAVHNAPPIVAMAIGENLTVMLGLNLVELRGKAGEARWSGHFKPSDGHAAIPYMEAFTWNPRRVYLRSVEANGICWRCGCHEVPVVGPVFYAKNENTQLTKKGRKTIPFIWQDPSAFYDPDAPYVAIKSYDEEFSARGRDLIGLIGSKDARPTAAVLQSNIKHHGWRLVVPCTNPANNKTYDHRQLEVASLSSDVLRDLVPAAPLPWRQQEVDGWTSRNAARLPNGATVFVQSAIRLLTHADWTVLACAAYRPMHESPAAFDLLSGLLWALRGRKVSRLPSRNVAWLILKLMGAVPSDVRVLRHKSTFCPLDVLPKRQLERRGGRGARSPYPVSLPRGPRLEAALRSAIAENMRKRTPEPIDWAGLCCALDELLSQKQNR; the protein is encoded by the coding sequence ATGACAATGAATTCTCAAGATGCGCTTGACTGGAATGTGCTCACCAACCAGTGGCTGAAGGTAACAGATCTCAACGCTGAGATTAGGGTCTATTCTCCACTGGAGGGGCTGAAGCGGTCGAGTACGATACGCTGTATTGCTGCTGCCAACCCGCTCGACCTCTTCGCGTCGTACCGCTTCCTCGTTACGCTGCTCTACTGGAAGGCAGATGTGGGCGGAGGGGTGCATCAACTGCGGAAGTCGTTGCTGAGGGGGGAGATGCCGCGCATTGTACTCGACGCCATTGAAGCGGAGACATCTGCATTTCGTCTTTTTGACGGCCAATCGCCGTTCCTCCAAGACCCTTTGCTGAAGAACATGAAGAAACAGTACTGGAAGTCCGCTGGTTCCTTGTTTGCCGAACTTGCGTGTGGCACGAACATTGCCCATTTCCATCATGGCGATGACATAGCGATGCGCCTCTGCCTTCCGTGCGCAACCATTGGCATGCTACGGATCGTTCCGTGGACCCAGGCGGGCGGTGCTGGACTGAGCCCCGCCGTGCACAATGCTCCACCAATCGTCGCGATGGCGATTGGCGAGAATCTGACGGTTATGTTGGGCCTCAATCTTGTTGAGCTTCGCGGCAAGGCAGGCGAGGCCAGGTGGTCCGGGCACTTCAAGCCAAGCGACGGACACGCTGCAATCCCATACATGGAGGCATTCACGTGGAACCCAAGGCGTGTATATCTCCGATCCGTCGAAGCGAACGGGATCTGTTGGCGCTGTGGATGCCACGAAGTACCTGTGGTCGGCCCAGTCTTTTACGCGAAGAATGAGAATACACAATTGACTAAGAAAGGCCGAAAGACCATCCCCTTCATATGGCAGGACCCGTCGGCGTTTTACGATCCCGATGCGCCATACGTCGCGATCAAGAGCTACGACGAAGAATTCAGCGCCAGGGGACGGGACTTGATCGGCCTGATTGGCTCGAAAGACGCAAGGCCCACTGCGGCGGTGCTGCAAAGCAACATCAAGCATCATGGTTGGCGACTTGTGGTTCCTTGTACCAATCCGGCGAACAACAAGACCTACGACCATCGACAGCTCGAAGTGGCAAGTCTATCGTCAGATGTGCTCCGCGATCTCGTGCCCGCTGCACCATTGCCTTGGCGACAGCAGGAGGTTGATGGCTGGACGAGCCGCAACGCGGCTCGCCTACCGAACGGTGCGACTGTTTTTGTCCAGTCTGCCATACGGCTTCTCACCCACGCCGATTGGACTGTTTTGGCATGCGCTGCCTATCGCCCAATGCACGAGTCTCCGGCCGCGTTCGACTTACTCAGCGGTTTGCTTTGGGCGCTGCGAGGTAGAAAAGTCTCGCGTCTTCCTTCACGAAACGTTGCTTGGCTCATACTGAAGCTTATGGGTGCTGTGCCTTCAGACGTGCGTGTCCTACGTCACAAGAGTACTTTCTGCCCGCTCGACGTGCTACCGAAACGTCAGCTTGAGCGACGCGGCGGACGTGGTGCGCGTTCGCCTTATCCGGTCTCCCTGCCACGCGGACCGCGATTGGAAGCCGCCCTTCGCAGTGCGATTGCCGAGAATATGCGAAAGCGAACACCCGAGCCAATTGATTGGGCGGGTCTCTGTTGTGCTCTCGACGAATTGCTCAGTCAAAAACAAAACCGATAA